In Palaemon carinicauda isolate YSFRI2023 chromosome 28, ASM3689809v2, whole genome shotgun sequence, a single genomic region encodes these proteins:
- the LOC137622072 gene encoding uncharacterized protein yields MKWITLSGIVLFLAQTSFTADDTVYTSALAMLNERGRLPCDVSSGLPGDRIVLILWYRGAAGTPIYSFDARGTSIEKGTHWVDTGLLQKRAYFQLSQTNGWISNSKFGAHLEIQPVKDKDQAVYRCRVDYLLSPTKNTIINFTVIIPPNRPQIYNESEQLVGSKKSVSIIGPYNEGSKLILVCKVTGGRPPPVIFWVVKDEVWRTEVEEEAVGSLRTTLEIPSLTRNYPPRCLPVSGD; encoded by the exons CCGTGTATACGTCAGCCCTCGCTATGTTGAACGAACGAGGACGTCTTCCTTGTGACGTCAGTTCCGGTTTACCTGGAGACAGAATAGTCCTCATCCTGTGGTATAGAGGGGCTGCTGGAACTCCAATTTATAG CTTCGACGCCAGAGGCACCAGCATCGAGAAGGGGACTCATTGGGTCGACACAGGTTTATTACAAAAAAGAGCGTATTTCCAGCTGAGTCAAACCAACGGCTGGATCTCAAATTCCAAATTCGGGGCGCATTTAGAAATCCAGCCAGTTAAGGATAAAGACCAGGCTGTCTATAGATGTAGAGTGGACTATCTGCTCTCTCCGACTAAAAATACGATTATCAACTTCACTGTAATTA TTCCTCCAAACAGACCGCAGATCTACAACGAGTCCGAGCAGCTAGTTGGGAGCAAGAAGAGCGTATCGATTATCGGACCATACAACGAGGGGTCAAAGCTTATTCTCGTGTGCAAGGTCACGGGGG GTCGTCCTCCACCCGTCATCTTCTGGGTGGTGAAGGACGAGGTGTGGCGAACGGAGGTCGAGGAGGAGGCCGTCGGAAGCCTGAGGACGACCCTAGAGATCCCTTCGTTAACTAGGAACTACCCTCCACGCTGTCTTCCAGTGTCAGGCGACTAA